The sequence ATCATCTTCATCATTTTGCTCATTTGGTCGAACTGTTTTAAAAGTTGATTTACTTGCTGAACACTTGTTCCACTACCAGAAGCGATTCGTTTTTTTCGACTTCCGTCAATTACTGCTGGTTGGGCTCTTTCCGTTGGAGTCATTGAGTGAATTATGGCTTCAATTCCTTTGAAGGCATCGTCATCAATATCTACATCTTTCAAGGCTTTTCCTGCTCCGGGAATCATTCCCACCAAGTCTTTCATGCTTCCCATTTTCTTAACCTGTTGAATTTGGCTAAGGAAATCATCAAAACCGAATTGATTTTTAGCAATTTTCTTCTGAATCTTTCTGGCTTCCTCTTCGTCAAACTGCTCCTGCGCTCTTTCAACAAGTGAAACAACATCACCCATTCCCAAAATACGGTCTGCCATACGGGCAGGATGGAACACATCAATTGCATCCATCTTTTCACCAGTACCGATAAATTTGATTGGTTTATCTACAACACTTTTAATAGAGATTGCTGCTCCACCACGAGTATCACCATCTAATTTGGTAAGTACAACTCCGTCAAAATTTAGCTTTTCGTTGAATGCTTTTGCAGTATTCACAGCATCTTGACCAGTCATTGCATCAACCACAAAAAGTGTTTCTTGTGGGTTGATGGCTTTGTGTACGTCTGCAATTTCAGCCATCATCGCTTCATCAATTGCAAGACGACCTGCGGTATCCACAATCACAACATTAAAGCCATTTTGTTTGGCGTGTGCAATAGCGTTCTGTGCAATCGCTACTGGGTTTTTATTTTCAGGTTCGCTGTAAACCTCAACGCCTATTTGGTCTCCAACAACGTGTAATTGGTTGATAGCAGCGGGACGGTAGATATCACAAGCAACTAAAAGTGGCTTTTTAGATTTTTTTGTTTTAAGGTAATTGGCAAGTTTTCCAGAGAAAGTAGTTTTACCACTACCTTGCAAACCAGACATTAAAATAACCGATGGCGTGCCGCTTAAATTAATACCAGCGGTTTCGCCGCCCATTAATTCGGTAAGTTCATCTTTTACCAATTTCACCATCAATTGGCCAGGTTGAAGCGAAGTCAATACGTTTTGACCTAATGCTTTTTCCTTTACGCTATTGGTAAATTCCTTGGCGGTTTTGAAGTTAACATCGGCATCCAAAAGGGCGCGACGCACTTCTTTTAATGTTTCGGCTACGTTTACTTCGGTGATGCTGCCATGACCTTTCAGTACGTGCAGCGCTTTGTCCAGCTTATCGCTTAAATTATCGAACATATTCTTGCTTTCTTTTAAGTATTAACCCCTTCGCCTAGGCTTCGGAGTTCGAGGGTGCAAAGATAAAAAAAACTAAGGAGTAATCGGTTTCTATTATTGGTCTTCCGTCCTTAAAAAAACTTCAACTTTCACAAATTTTTCTTAAATCAGATTTTGGAAGGTTTCTACAGCAAATAAAATTATAATGGTTTTGGTATATTGCCAACTCGAAAGATTTATATGATAAAAGAAAAATTACTCTCCCCTTTTCAAAAATTCGTCAACCTTCAAAGTTCCAGTGGAATTTTGCTACTGGCAACAACAATCATTGCTTTAGTATGGGCCAATTCAGCGCTTTCAGAAAGTTATGAATCTTTTTGGAATTATGAAATTGGTTTCGTTACAGATAGTTTTGAACTCGTAAAACCACTTATTTTATGGGTAAATGATGGATTGATGGCTATTTTCTTTTTCTTAATCGGTCTCGAAATAAAAAGAGAGTTTTTAATTGGCGAACTAAATTCTACAAAAAAAATTATGTTTCCGCTCTTTGGAGCGATTGGAGGTATCGCAATTCCGGTTCTTTTATATGTTGTTCTGAATCAAAATCCCGAAACGCTGAAAGGTTGGGGAATTCCGATGGCAACAGATATTGCCTTTTCGCTTGCCATCCTAAATGTATTGGGGAATAGAGTGCCTTTAAGTTTAAAGATTTTTCTAACTGCGTTTGCTATTGTAGATGATTTGGGTGCCGTTCTCGTAATTGCAATTTTTTATAGCGGTAGCTTGAATTTTGTATTATTAGGAGCTGCTTTGGTTCTTTTGGCTATTATCTATTTCTTGAGTTACAAAGGTTTGTATTTCGAATTTTTAACAATCATTGTCGGTTTTGTAGTTTGGCTATTATTTTTGAAAGCGGGATTACACCCTACCTTGGCAGGAATCCTAATGGCATTTGCAATTCCTGTTAGGCAAAAAATACACACTCATGAATTTACGAACCAACTAGAAAGTATTGTAGGTAATATAAAAGAAAGCACCATTCTTCAAAAACCAATGCTTTCTTCTGAACAACTAGAATTAATAGACGATTTGGAGGATTGGTCTGACAAATATCGTTCGCCCTTGCAACATTTGGAGCATAAATTACACAATTGGGTAGCCTATTTGGTAATTCCCGTTTTTGCGCTTGCCAATGCTGGGGTTGCAATTACCAGCACTGGTTTGGAAACCGCCTTGATTGTAAATATTGTTATCTGTTTAATACTAGGTAAAAGCATCGGAATTTCAGGGATAATCTTTTTGGCGCGGAAATTAAAGCTCATTGAAGTTCCTGGAGACATTACCAACAAGCAGATTATAGGTGTTTCATTTTTGGCGGGAATTGGTTTTACTATGGCCATTTTTATTGCCAGCCTTGCTTTTAATAGCAGTCCAGAATACATAGATTCTGCAAAGATTGGGATTCTAATTGGTTCCTTTATTTCGGCTATTATAGGGTTTACAATCTTAAGATTTAAGACTGTAAAAGGAGGGTTTGATCATTCTAAAAAATAAATTTTCAAAAGGAAAGTTTTTAAAACTGCTTTTTAAAATTTCATCAAAACCTAGGCTAGTAAATTGTTCGTCCGAATTTAATCCTTCGTAAACATTTTTACTTCTTGATAATTTAATCTGGCGCGCGATAAATCGAGCGCCTACCAAATTATTTGTTGTTTTCCATCACATAGTTCAAAACCTTCGTCATTAAATGTACGCGATCCTTGCCGCGAACGTTGTGTTCGTGCATTGGGTAGATGAAAAAATCCATTTGCTTTTCATTTTCTACAAAAGATTTTATTAATGACAAATCGTGCTGCATAACTACCACAGGATCTATCGAGCCGTGGATTGTTAAAAGTTTTCCTGTTAGATTTTGTGTTTTGTTTAGAAGACTTGAAGCTTCATAGCCTGCTGGGTTTTGTTCTGGTGTGTCCATATAGCGTTCGCCGTACATTATTTCATAATATTTCCAGTCCGTGACTGGTCCGCCAGCAACACCAGTTGTAAAAACACCTGGATTGCGCAACATCATTGAAACCGTCATAAAACCACCAAAACTCCAACCGTGGATTGCCAAACGATCTGCATCCACATACGGAAGCGATTTTAAATAATCTGCACCAACCAATTGATCTTTTAATTCTTCAGTACCCACTTGTCTGTGAATAACGCTTTCAAAAGCGAAACCTCGGTTTGCGGAACCTCTTCCATCTAAAGTGAAAACAAGATAACCTTGTTCCGCCATCCATTTCATCCAAAGTGACTCACCATCGTTCCAAGAGTTTGTAATTAATTGAGCGTGCGGACCGCCATAAACATAAACCAAAACAGGATATTTCTTTTTGGGGTCGAAATTGGAAGGTTTTATAAGACGTGTGTAAAGATCAAAGCCATCGTGAGACTTTAGTTTTCCAATTTCCGTAGTTCCAATTTTATAATCAGCCATTGGGTTTTCAGCTTTTATAAAAGTTTGAACGGTTTTGCCTTTGTTGTCCAATATCTGTGCAACGCCGGGTGTTTCGTGGTTTGAATATTGGTCAAAAATATATTTTCCATTGGAAGAAATACTGGCATTGTGCGTTCCGCTAGTTTCGGTTAAACAAGTTTGTTTTCCGTTAGAAATATTCACCGCATATAATTTTGTATCTAAAGGAGAATCTCCTGTTCCTGTGAAATAAATTTCCGTTCCTTTTGGGTTGTTGCCTACTATTTCTTCAGCAACCCATTTATTATTTGTCAATTGCTTCACAATTCCTTTTGAAGTATTGCACAAATAAAAATTCATAAATCCATCTTTTTCACTCATCCAAATAAAGTCTTCTGAAGAATCTGAATAAAAATAGGCAGGATGTTCTGGCTCGGCCCATTTGTCGTTTTTTTCTTCAAGAATTGTGCGAACCAATTTTCCTGTTGAAGCATCAAAAAGCTGCAGTTTTATGTGGTTTTGGTCGCGGTTTAATTCTGCGATAACAACATTCTTTTCATCTGGAGTCCAAGAAAGATTGGTCAAATAGTCATCTGCATTTCCAGTGGGAGAAATAAAAACAGTTTTTTGGGTTGCTAAATTATAGATTCCCACTTTTGGACGCTCGCTTTTCTGCCCCGCCATTGGGTATTTTATGGAATTCAATTCACCTGGAGTAGGATTGATGTTTAAAAGCGGATAATCTG comes from Aequorivita sublithincola DSM 14238 and encodes:
- the ffh gene encoding signal recognition particle protein, yielding MFDNLSDKLDKALHVLKGHGSITEVNVAETLKEVRRALLDADVNFKTAKEFTNSVKEKALGQNVLTSLQPGQLMVKLVKDELTELMGGETAGINLSGTPSVILMSGLQGSGKTTFSGKLANYLKTKKSKKPLLVACDIYRPAAINQLHVVGDQIGVEVYSEPENKNPVAIAQNAIAHAKQNGFNVVIVDTAGRLAIDEAMMAEIADVHKAINPQETLFVVDAMTGQDAVNTAKAFNEKLNFDGVVLTKLDGDTRGGAAISIKSVVDKPIKFIGTGEKMDAIDVFHPARMADRILGMGDVVSLVERAQEQFDEEEARKIQKKIAKNQFGFDDFLSQIQQVKKMGSMKDLVGMIPGAGKALKDVDIDDDAFKGIEAIIHSMTPTERAQPAVIDGSRKKRIASGSGTSVQQVNQLLKQFDQMSKMMKMMQGGGGKKMMQAMGKMR
- the nhaA gene encoding Na+/H+ antiporter NhaA is translated as MIKEKLLSPFQKFVNLQSSSGILLLATTIIALVWANSALSESYESFWNYEIGFVTDSFELVKPLILWVNDGLMAIFFFLIGLEIKREFLIGELNSTKKIMFPLFGAIGGIAIPVLLYVVLNQNPETLKGWGIPMATDIAFSLAILNVLGNRVPLSLKIFLTAFAIVDDLGAVLVIAIFYSGSLNFVLLGAALVLLAIIYFLSYKGLYFEFLTIIVGFVVWLLFLKAGLHPTLAGILMAFAIPVRQKIHTHEFTNQLESIVGNIKESTILQKPMLSSEQLELIDDLEDWSDKYRSPLQHLEHKLHNWVAYLVIPVFALANAGVAITSTGLETALIVNIVICLILGKSIGISGIIFLARKLKLIEVPGDITNKQIIGVSFLAGIGFTMAIFIASLAFNSSPEYIDSAKIGILIGSFISAIIGFTILRFKTVKGGFDHSKK
- a CDS encoding S9 family peptidase, with translation MKNYFAALFSLLFFVNVTAQQKELTLKDAVLEQYGKFYPERIQGFQWIPETDSYTYLEKGSILKKGSAESKKQLETLSISEVNQTLNSDLKRFSGMVWKNSEAFYLVDNNSYFLYNYILKKGELVLKLNDSAENSTLQNETGNVAYTIDNNLYIQKTDGMTVAVTNNTDKNIVSGQAIARSEFGITNGIFWSPKGNLLAFYQKDETDVADYPLLNINPTPGELNSIKYPMAGQKSERPKVGIYNLATQKTVFISPTGNADDYLTNLSWTPDEKNVVIAELNRDQNHIKLQLFDASTGKLVRTILEEKNDKWAEPEHPAYFYSDSSEDFIWMSEKDGFMNFYLCNTSKGIVKQLTNNKWVAEEIVGNNPKGTEIYFTGTGDSPLDTKLYAVNISNGKQTCLTETSGTHNASISSNGKYIFDQYSNHETPGVAQILDNKGKTVQTFIKAENPMADYKIGTTEIGKLKSHDGFDLYTRLIKPSNFDPKKKYPVLVYVYGGPHAQLITNSWNDGESLWMKWMAEQGYLVFTLDGRGSANRGFAFESVIHRQVGTEELKDQLVGADYLKSLPYVDADRLAIHGWSFGGFMTVSMMLRNPGVFTTGVAGGPVTDWKYYEIMYGERYMDTPEQNPAGYEASSLLNKTQNLTGKLLTIHGSIDPVVVMQHDLSLIKSFVENEKQMDFFIYPMHEHNVRGKDRVHLMTKVLNYVMENNK